A genomic segment from Amycolatopsis camponoti encodes:
- the lpdA gene encoding dihydrolipoyl dehydrogenase: MTDTSADLVILGGGSGGYAAAFRAAELGLSVTLIEKDKLGGTCLHRGCIPTKALLHAAEVADETRDAEAVGVKAVFEGIDIAGVNKYKDGIVSRLYKGLQGLAKAHKVNLVEGSGTFVGGTTVEVDGTRYTGKNVILATGSYSRTLPGLELGGRVIASEQALALDYVPKKVVVLGGGVIGVEFASVWASFGVDVTIVEALPRLVPNEDEFASKQLERAFRRRKIAFKTGVRFTGAKQDDNGVSVSLESGETIEADLLLVAVGRGPNSAGHGYEEAGVKIERGFVITDERLRTNLPNVYAVGDIVPGLQLAHRGFQQGIFVAEEIAGQSPRVIDESGIPRVTYSHPEVASVGLTESQAKDKYGADVTTFTYDLGGNGKSQILKTSGGVKLVKAPDGPVVGVHMVGDRVGELIGEAQLIYSWEAFPEDVAPLIHAHPTQTEALGEAFLALAGKPLHVHS, translated from the coding sequence GTGACCGACACCTCCGCCGACCTCGTGATCCTGGGAGGCGGATCGGGCGGCTACGCCGCGGCGTTCCGCGCGGCCGAGCTGGGCCTTTCCGTCACGTTGATCGAGAAGGACAAGCTCGGCGGGACGTGCCTCCACCGGGGCTGCATCCCGACCAAGGCCCTGCTCCACGCCGCCGAGGTCGCCGACGAAACCCGCGACGCCGAAGCGGTCGGCGTCAAGGCCGTCTTCGAGGGCATCGACATCGCCGGGGTCAACAAGTACAAGGACGGGATCGTCTCCCGCCTGTACAAGGGCCTGCAGGGCCTGGCCAAGGCGCACAAGGTGAACCTCGTCGAGGGCAGCGGCACGTTCGTCGGCGGCACGACCGTCGAGGTGGACGGCACCCGCTACACCGGCAAGAACGTCATCCTCGCGACCGGTTCGTACTCCCGCACGCTGCCCGGCCTCGAGCTCGGCGGCCGCGTCATCGCCAGCGAGCAGGCCCTCGCCCTCGACTACGTCCCCAAGAAGGTCGTCGTCCTCGGTGGCGGCGTCATCGGCGTCGAGTTCGCCAGCGTCTGGGCCTCCTTCGGCGTCGACGTCACCATCGTGGAAGCGCTGCCGCGGCTCGTCCCGAACGAGGACGAGTTCGCGTCCAAGCAGCTCGAGCGCGCTTTCCGCCGCCGCAAGATCGCCTTCAAGACCGGCGTGCGGTTCACCGGCGCGAAGCAGGACGACAACGGCGTGAGCGTCTCGCTGGAGTCCGGCGAGACCATCGAGGCCGACCTGCTGCTGGTCGCCGTCGGCCGCGGGCCGAACTCGGCGGGCCACGGCTACGAGGAGGCCGGCGTCAAGATCGAGCGCGGCTTCGTCATCACCGACGAGCGGCTGCGCACCAACCTGCCGAACGTCTACGCCGTCGGCGACATCGTCCCCGGCCTGCAGCTCGCGCACCGCGGCTTCCAGCAGGGCATCTTCGTCGCCGAGGAGATCGCCGGGCAGAGCCCGCGCGTGATCGACGAGAGCGGCATCCCGCGCGTCACCTACTCCCACCCGGAGGTCGCGTCGGTCGGGCTGACCGAGTCGCAGGCGAAGGACAAGTACGGCGCCGACGTCACGACGTTCACCTACGACCTCGGCGGCAACGGCAAGAGCCAGATCCTCAAGACCTCCGGCGGGGTCAAGCTGGTCAAGGCCCCGGACGGCCCGGTCGTCGGGGTCCACATGGTCGGCGACCGCGTCGGCGAGCTGATAGGCGAAGCGCAGCTGATCTACAGCTGGGAGGCTTTCCCCGAAGACGTCGCGCCGCTCATCCACGCGCACCCCACCCAGACCGAGGCCCTCGGTGAAGCGTTCCTTGCCCTGGCCGGCAAGCCGCTGCACGTGCACAGCTGA
- a CDS encoding GNAT family N-acetyltransferase — MTTLTAEKITPDNVAAACQLAVEPHQKVFVAPVAVSLAEAYTQPEIAWPRLILDDGEPVAFVMGGFHPEAEFDFFRCGIWRLNVGAGVQGRGHGRFAVETVLEEARRRGEKAATVLWIPAEGGPEGFYRKLGFRPTGQTFNGEVVGRIEL, encoded by the coding sequence GTGACCACCCTCACCGCGGAGAAGATCACCCCGGACAACGTCGCCGCCGCGTGCCAGCTGGCCGTCGAACCGCACCAGAAGGTCTTCGTCGCGCCCGTGGCCGTTTCGCTCGCCGAGGCCTACACGCAGCCGGAGATCGCCTGGCCGCGGCTGATCCTCGACGACGGGGAGCCGGTCGCCTTCGTCATGGGCGGCTTCCACCCGGAGGCGGAGTTCGACTTCTTCCGCTGCGGGATCTGGCGGCTCAACGTCGGCGCCGGCGTCCAGGGCCGCGGCCACGGCCGGTTCGCCGTCGAAACCGTCCTCGAAGAGGCCCGCCGCCGTGGGGAAAAGGCCGCGACCGTGCTGTGGATCCCGGCCGAAGGGGGTCCGGAGGGCTTCTACCGCAAGCTGGGCTTCCGCCCCACCGGCCAGACCTTCAACGGCGAGGTCGTCGGCCGGATCGAGCTCTAG
- a CDS encoding TAXI family TRAP transporter solute-binding subunit → MKRALAAAAVLALAVTGCGGKQQTDSPAQGGGQSCEAGEGRITIATGNSGGVYYVLGGGLAQLISNTTKLRATAAETGASVQNIQQLVAGNYDVAFSLADTAADAVRGKGSFDGKPQKIQALSRIYPNSTQVLVRTDAGINTIADMKGKRISTGSPKSGTEVIANRLLQAAGLKPDTDVQAQRLDLAKTADGMKSGTLDGLVWSGGLPTAQITDITTALKDKVKFLDVTPSLPKLKQVNDVYDQGVIPASTYAQPSDVPTVVVPNLLLVREDFPAANACAITKLLFDKQAELAKVHPAAKEFTKQLATRTDPVPLHPGAKQALG, encoded by the coding sequence ATGAAACGCGCACTGGCCGCTGCCGCGGTACTCGCTCTGGCCGTGACGGGCTGCGGCGGGAAACAGCAGACGGACTCCCCCGCCCAGGGTGGCGGGCAGTCCTGCGAAGCCGGCGAAGGCCGGATCACCATCGCCACCGGCAACAGCGGCGGCGTCTACTACGTGCTGGGCGGCGGGCTGGCCCAGCTGATCAGCAACACCACCAAGCTGCGCGCGACGGCGGCCGAGACCGGCGCGTCGGTGCAGAACATCCAGCAGCTGGTCGCCGGCAACTACGACGTCGCGTTCTCGCTGGCGGACACCGCGGCGGACGCCGTGCGCGGCAAGGGATCCTTCGACGGCAAGCCGCAGAAGATCCAGGCCCTGTCCCGGATCTACCCGAACTCGACGCAGGTTCTGGTGCGCACCGACGCGGGGATCAACACCATCGCGGACATGAAGGGCAAGCGGATCTCGACGGGCTCGCCGAAGTCCGGCACCGAGGTCATCGCGAACCGCCTGCTGCAGGCGGCGGGCCTCAAGCCGGATACCGACGTCCAGGCGCAGCGGCTCGACCTGGCCAAGACCGCCGACGGCATGAAGTCGGGCACGCTCGACGGGCTCGTCTGGTCCGGCGGGCTGCCGACCGCGCAGATCACCGACATCACGACGGCGTTGAAGGACAAGGTGAAGTTCCTCGACGTCACGCCATCGCTGCCGAAGCTCAAGCAGGTCAACGACGTCTACGACCAGGGCGTCATCCCGGCCTCGACGTACGCGCAGCCGTCGGACGTGCCGACGGTCGTGGTGCCCAACCTCCTGCTGGTGCGCGAAGACTTCCCGGCGGCCAACGCGTGCGCGATCACCAAGCTGCTCTTCGACAAGCAGGCGGAGCTGGCGAAAGTCCACCCGGCGGCGAAGGAGTTCACGAAGCAGCTGGCGACGCGGACCGATCCCGTCCCGCTGCACCCGGGGGCGAAGCAAGCGCTCGGCTAG
- a CDS encoding TRAP transporter permease, whose translation MTTRPVEEDTPAAIAAEHDEERPARTLSRVPDRVVYFVALAVAILVLKQVFFPFAKGNQFYLVLFLGVTLPLVFLCYRPRLRGRDDPGWTDWALAAVALAVGLYPVLVGYDDFLNRQGILSPLDIVAGALLLVLILEATRRTTGLVLPIVCLLFLAYAYYGGFLPQSWGIAHAGIDFSQIVNALYNDASGFYGTPLDVAASYIVLFTLYGAVLNASGAGRFFVDISFAAFRRSRTAPGRTTVLSGFLLGTVSGSGTATAVSLGSITWPILKKAGYPKENAGGLLAASGIGAILSPPTLGAAAFIIAEYLQTSYLTVLIWATVPTLLYYLGIVFAMEADARRFEAEPVDVPHGNPWQLLRQGGYHFLSLAIIVVFLALDIPPFAAVVYATGVAALFALIARRHDVRGWAKDMVDALSAGVRGALPVIAVCAAAGVITSTITKTGLGLELADALVELAGALTDNGTVVLILTVLLSAIAVGVLGLAVPVTASFIIAWVVIGPALETLGVADAERAMFIFYYAVLSEVTPPTALAAVASAAITGGSVLGTMWQCWKYTLPAFLVPIAFVLTDNGAALLLQSDVLTVLWVAAVSAVAVAALAVVTGGWLFGPVSLPVRLLFVPAALCLLYLEPVPIAVGAAFAVVAVLAHAVIKRRTA comes from the coding sequence ATGACCACTCGGCCGGTCGAAGAGGACACTCCCGCCGCGATCGCCGCCGAGCACGACGAAGAACGGCCGGCGCGCACCCTCTCCCGCGTTCCCGACCGCGTCGTCTACTTCGTCGCGCTCGCCGTCGCGATCCTCGTGCTCAAGCAGGTGTTCTTCCCGTTCGCCAAGGGCAACCAGTTCTACCTCGTGCTGTTCCTCGGCGTGACGCTCCCGCTGGTCTTCCTCTGCTACCGCCCGCGGCTGCGCGGCCGTGACGACCCCGGCTGGACGGACTGGGCGCTCGCGGCGGTCGCCCTCGCCGTCGGCCTCTACCCGGTACTCGTCGGCTACGACGACTTCCTGAACCGCCAGGGCATCCTGTCCCCGCTGGACATCGTCGCCGGCGCGCTGCTGCTCGTGCTGATCCTCGAAGCCACCCGCCGCACGACCGGGCTGGTGCTGCCGATCGTCTGCCTGCTCTTCCTCGCCTACGCCTACTACGGCGGCTTCCTCCCGCAGAGTTGGGGCATCGCGCACGCCGGCATCGACTTCAGCCAGATCGTCAACGCCCTCTACAACGACGCGAGCGGTTTCTACGGCACCCCGCTCGACGTCGCCGCGAGCTACATCGTGCTGTTCACCCTCTACGGCGCCGTGCTCAACGCCTCCGGCGCCGGCCGGTTCTTCGTGGACATCTCCTTCGCCGCCTTCCGGCGGTCCCGGACGGCGCCGGGCCGGACCACCGTCCTGTCGGGCTTCCTGCTCGGCACGGTCTCGGGTTCGGGCACCGCGACGGCCGTCAGCCTCGGCTCGATCACCTGGCCGATCCTCAAGAAAGCCGGGTACCCCAAGGAAAACGCGGGCGGGCTGCTCGCCGCGTCCGGTATCGGCGCGATCCTCTCGCCGCCGACGCTGGGCGCGGCCGCGTTCATCATCGCCGAGTACCTGCAGACGTCCTACCTGACCGTGCTGATCTGGGCGACCGTCCCGACGCTGCTCTACTACCTCGGCATCGTCTTCGCGATGGAGGCCGACGCGCGGCGCTTCGAGGCCGAACCGGTCGACGTCCCGCACGGGAATCCGTGGCAGCTCCTGCGCCAGGGTGGCTACCACTTCCTGTCGCTGGCCATCATCGTCGTGTTCCTGGCCCTGGACATCCCGCCGTTCGCCGCGGTGGTCTACGCCACCGGCGTCGCCGCGCTCTTCGCGCTGATCGCCCGCCGCCACGACGTGCGCGGGTGGGCGAAGGACATGGTCGACGCGCTGTCGGCCGGGGTCCGCGGGGCGCTGCCGGTGATCGCGGTGTGCGCGGCGGCCGGCGTGATCACCTCGACCATCACCAAGACCGGGCTCGGCCTCGAACTCGCCGACGCGCTGGTCGAACTGGCCGGCGCGCTCACCGACAACGGCACGGTCGTCCTGATCCTGACCGTGCTGCTCTCGGCGATCGCCGTCGGCGTGCTCGGGCTCGCGGTGCCGGTCACCGCCAGCTTCATCATCGCGTGGGTGGTGATCGGGCCCGCCCTGGAGACGCTGGGGGTGGCCGACGCCGAGCGCGCGATGTTCATCTTCTACTACGCCGTGCTGTCCGAGGTCACGCCGCCGACCGCGCTCGCCGCCGTCGCCTCGGCGGCCATCACCGGCGGCTCGGTGCTCGGCACCATGTGGCAGTGCTGGAAGTACACGCTGCCGGCCTTCCTGGTGCCGATCGCCTTCGTGCTCACCGACAACGGCGCCGCGTTGCTGCTGCAGTCCGATGTGCTCACCGTGCTGTGGGTGGCGGCGGTGTCGGCGGTGGCCGTCGCGGCGCTGGCGGTGGTGACCGGCGGCTGGCTGTTCGGGCCGGTCAGCCTGCCGGTGCGGCTGTTGTTCGTTCCGGCCGCCCTGTGCCTGCTCTACCTGGAACCGGTGCCGATCGCGGTCGGCGCCGCGTTCGCCGTCGTCGCCGTGCTCGCCCACGCCGTGATCAAGAGGAGGACAGCATGA
- a CDS encoding SMI1/KNR4 family protein, whose amino-acid sequence MDAGEYLESAVRDVLAAPEIRLDDQVGYAALLLAVTGALDEADRLVEQWRARTERPVDALVAAPVRARAWAMLFEARGGRPGWAEGLAPLDLDAEERAHTASLRRPVSDFEGVLPPGPIAQVVEHVAPSRPDRVRAALADGDLTLWASLAGQRPDVAAPAATRALAPALVAGADPLGLREWAPSCAGALVAALHERYPPDLGSWPELIAEIMRLRGLGGAGPLLPPPASEAAIRSAGLRLGVDLPQDFRDFLRTCDGLPGDVVFPRLLGTAELRAENGVVILAEPAVLLLSASHVVEVDPVLGTTVHPSFRAALGRHATLLAQAS is encoded by the coding sequence GTGGATGCCGGTGAGTACCTCGAGTCGGCGGTCCGCGACGTCCTGGCCGCGCCGGAGATCCGTCTCGACGACCAGGTCGGGTACGCGGCCCTGCTGCTCGCGGTCACCGGCGCCCTCGATGAGGCCGATCGCCTGGTCGAGCAGTGGCGGGCCCGCACGGAACGCCCGGTGGACGCCCTGGTGGCGGCCCCGGTCCGGGCCCGCGCGTGGGCGATGCTGTTCGAAGCCCGCGGCGGCCGTCCGGGCTGGGCCGAGGGGCTGGCGCCGCTCGACCTCGATGCCGAAGAGCGCGCGCACACGGCTTCGCTGCGCCGTCCGGTCTCGGATTTCGAGGGTGTCCTCCCGCCGGGGCCGATCGCGCAAGTGGTCGAGCACGTCGCGCCTTCGCGGCCGGATCGCGTCCGCGCGGCTCTCGCCGACGGCGACCTCACGCTGTGGGCTTCACTGGCCGGGCAGCGTCCGGACGTGGCGGCGCCGGCCGCGACGCGGGCGCTCGCCCCGGCGCTGGTGGCCGGGGCGGACCCGCTCGGCCTGCGCGAGTGGGCGCCGAGCTGCGCGGGTGCGCTGGTCGCGGCGCTGCACGAGCGGTATCCGCCGGACCTGGGAAGCTGGCCCGAACTGATCGCGGAGATCATGCGCCTGCGTGGTCTCGGCGGAGCGGGACCGCTCCTCCCTCCCCCGGCCTCCGAAGCCGCGATCCGCTCGGCCGGACTGCGGCTGGGCGTCGACCTCCCGCAGGACTTCCGCGACTTCCTCCGCACCTGCGACGGCCTCCCCGGCGACGTCGTCTTCCCGCGGCTGCTGGGCACGGCCGAGCTGCGGGCCGAAAACGGCGTGGTGATCCTCGCCGAACCCGCCGTTCTCCTGCTCTCGGCGTCGCATGTGGTCGAGGTCGATCCGGTGCTCGGCACGACGGTCCACCCGTCCTTCCGCGCGGCACTGGGCCGGCACGCCACCCTGCTCGCCCAGGCAAGCTAG
- a CDS encoding branched-chain amino acid aminotransferase: protein MTTSTQFAHVPHPSPASADRVAEVLEKPGFGLYFTDHMVTVKWSKSEGWHDAQVGPYAPFTLDPATSVLHYGQAIFEGLKAYRQPDGSIASFRPDANAARFRQSAERLAMPQLPDEVFLESLRELIAVDSRWVPTRPGDSLYLRPFMISTSTGLGVNSPAADYVYTVIASPAGSYFSGGVKPVSVWLSTEYVRAAPGGTGAAKCAGNYAASFVAQAQAVEKGCDQVVWLDAVERRWVEEMGGMNLFFVFGSGENARVVTPELTGSLLPGVTRKSLLQLASRLGYKVEERRISTEEWEKAAASGELTETFACGTAAVITPVGHVKHAGGEFTIADGQPGALTMKLREELTGIQEGTRTDVDHWMVPLG, encoded by the coding sequence ATGACGACCTCGACACAGTTCGCCCATGTCCCGCACCCGAGTCCTGCGAGCGCGGACCGTGTCGCGGAGGTACTCGAGAAGCCCGGGTTCGGGCTCTACTTCACCGACCACATGGTGACCGTCAAGTGGTCGAAGAGCGAAGGCTGGCACGACGCGCAGGTCGGCCCCTACGCCCCGTTCACCCTCGACCCGGCGACGTCGGTGCTGCACTACGGCCAGGCCATCTTCGAGGGCCTCAAGGCCTACCGCCAGCCGGACGGCTCGATCGCGTCGTTCCGCCCGGACGCCAACGCCGCCCGGTTCCGGCAGTCGGCCGAGCGGCTCGCGATGCCGCAGCTGCCCGACGAGGTCTTCCTCGAGTCGCTGCGGGAGCTCATCGCGGTCGACAGCCGGTGGGTGCCCACCCGTCCGGGTGATTCCCTCTACCTGCGCCCGTTCATGATCTCGACGTCCACCGGCCTCGGCGTCAACAGCCCCGCCGCCGACTACGTGTACACCGTCATCGCGTCCCCGGCCGGCTCGTACTTCTCCGGTGGCGTCAAGCCGGTGAGCGTCTGGCTGTCGACGGAGTACGTGCGCGCGGCGCCCGGCGGCACCGGCGCGGCGAAGTGCGCCGGCAACTACGCGGCCTCGTTCGTGGCGCAGGCGCAGGCCGTGGAGAAGGGCTGCGACCAGGTGGTGTGGCTCGACGCGGTCGAGCGGCGCTGGGTCGAGGAGATGGGCGGGATGAACCTGTTCTTCGTCTTCGGCTCCGGCGAGAACGCCCGGGTGGTCACGCCCGAGCTGACCGGCTCGCTGCTGCCCGGCGTCACCCGCAAGTCGCTGCTGCAGCTCGCTTCCCGGCTCGGCTACAAGGTCGAGGAGCGCCGCATCTCCACCGAAGAATGGGAGAAGGCGGCTGCCTCGGGTGAGCTGACCGAGACGTTCGCCTGCGGCACGGCGGCGGTCATCACGCCCGTCGGGCACGTCAAGCACGCGGGCGGCGAGTTCACCATCGCCGACGGGCAGCCGGGCGCGCTGACGATGAAGCTGCGCGAAGAGCTGACCGGCATCCAGGAGGGCACCCGCACCGACGTGGACCACTGGATGGTCCCGCTCGGCTGA
- a CDS encoding leucyl aminopeptidase, which translates to MTVPKLALSDNTGEALAKTRADVIVIGTLAGEDGPLLAAGAAAVDAAFDGRLAGLLATLGASGKAEEVVKIPTLGKLPAGVVLAVGLGKEGAGVTPEQVRRAAGAAGRALAGTDRAFVTLSELDLQAAVEGTVLGSYVFTAYRSEKGDAPVAKVDFASPATGTSREHKATLKAATSIAEAVLTARDLINTPPNDLYPASFADRAKKLAEDNGLEFEVLDEKALKRKGFGGILGVGGGSARQPRLVRIAYKPAKAAKKVALVGKGITFDSGGISLKPAANMDHMTSDMSGAAGVLASVVLAAKLKYPLEVVAHIPLAENLPSGTSYRPGDVLTMYGGKTVEVLNTDAEGRLVLADAMVRAAEENPDYLIETSTLTGAQVVALGNRTAGVMGSDDFRDRVAGVMQATGENGWAMPLPEELRADLDSRLADLANVTGHRWGGMLAAGIFLREFVADGLDWVHIDIAGPSFNTGSPWGYTGKGGTGVPVRTIAAVLADIAANG; encoded by the coding sequence GTGACCGTGCCTAAGCTCGCCCTGTCCGACAACACCGGGGAGGCACTGGCCAAGACGCGCGCCGACGTGATCGTCATCGGCACCCTGGCCGGCGAGGACGGCCCGCTGCTCGCCGCGGGTGCCGCCGCCGTGGACGCCGCCTTCGACGGCCGCCTCGCCGGGTTGCTCGCCACCCTCGGTGCGAGCGGCAAGGCCGAAGAGGTCGTCAAGATCCCGACGCTGGGCAAGCTCCCGGCGGGTGTCGTGCTCGCCGTCGGCCTGGGCAAGGAGGGTGCCGGCGTCACCCCCGAGCAGGTCCGCCGCGCCGCCGGGGCCGCCGGGCGCGCGCTGGCCGGCACCGACCGCGCCTTCGTGACGCTGTCGGAGCTCGACCTGCAGGCCGCCGTCGAGGGCACCGTCCTCGGCTCCTACGTCTTCACCGCCTACCGCTCCGAGAAGGGTGACGCGCCGGTCGCGAAGGTCGACTTCGCGAGCCCGGCGACAGGCACCAGCCGCGAGCACAAGGCGACGCTGAAGGCCGCGACCAGCATCGCCGAGGCCGTGCTGACCGCCCGCGACCTGATCAACACCCCGCCGAACGACCTCTACCCGGCCTCCTTCGCCGACCGCGCGAAGAAGCTGGCCGAGGACAACGGCCTCGAGTTCGAGGTCCTCGACGAGAAGGCCCTCAAGCGCAAGGGCTTCGGCGGCATCCTCGGCGTCGGCGGCGGTTCGGCCCGCCAGCCGCGCCTGGTGCGCATCGCCTACAAGCCGGCCAAGGCCGCCAAGAAGGTCGCGCTGGTCGGCAAGGGCATCACGTTCGACTCGGGCGGCATCTCCCTCAAGCCCGCCGCGAACATGGACCACATGACCTCGGACATGTCCGGCGCGGCCGGCGTCCTCGCGTCCGTCGTGCTGGCGGCGAAGCTGAAGTACCCCCTGGAAGTCGTCGCGCACATCCCGCTGGCGGAGAACCTGCCGTCGGGGACGTCGTACCGCCCGGGTGACGTCCTCACCATGTACGGCGGCAAGACCGTCGAGGTCCTCAACACCGACGCCGAGGGCCGGCTCGTCCTGGCCGACGCGATGGTGCGCGCGGCGGAGGAGAACCCGGACTACCTGATCGAGACCTCGACGCTGACCGGCGCCCAGGTCGTCGCGCTCGGCAACCGCACCGCCGGCGTGATGGGCTCGGACGACTTCCGCGACCGCGTCGCCGGCGTCATGCAGGCCACCGGCGAGAACGGCTGGGCGATGCCGCTGCCGGAGGAGCTGCGCGCCGACCTCGACTCGCGCCTGGCCGACCTGGCCAACGTGACGGGCCACCGCTGGGGCGGCATGCTCGCGGCCGGGATCTTCCTGCGCGAGTTCGTCGCCGACGGCCTCGACTGGGTCCACATCGACATCGCGGGCCCGTCGTTCAACACCGGTTCGCCGTGGGGCTACACCGGCAAGGGCGGCACCGGCGTCCCGGTCCGGACGATCGCCGCGGTCCTGGCGGACATCGCCGCCAACGGCTGA
- the cobT gene encoding nicotinate-nucleotide--dimethylbenzimidazole phosphoribosyltransferase, translating into MEPEDIEFPEITPPDDHARSDAIALHDKLVKPAGSLGRLEELGVWIAACQGQSPPRPFTRPRVIVFAGDHGIAAKGVSAYPAEVTAQLLGTMLTGGAAINVLAAAAGASVRVVDMAVDTEAPATRSIGEFKVRRGSGSIDVEDALTADEVKAAIRAGIAIADAEVDGGADLLIPGDLGIGNSTPASVLVAALTGTEPVAVVGRGSGIDDDAWMRKATAVRDALRRARVVLANPVDLLRTTAGADIAAMAGFLAQAAARRTPVVLDGLVACAAALVAEDLAPGARRWWVAGQRTAEPAHSLALEHLDLGPLLELDVRLGEGTGAVTALPLLMMAARVLAETATHEQAGVSGPVIPATAS; encoded by the coding sequence GTGGAGCCGGAAGACATCGAGTTCCCCGAGATCACCCCGCCCGACGACCACGCGCGGTCCGATGCGATCGCCCTGCACGACAAGCTGGTCAAGCCGGCCGGGTCACTGGGCAGGCTCGAAGAGCTGGGCGTCTGGATCGCGGCCTGCCAGGGCCAGTCGCCGCCGCGGCCGTTCACCCGGCCGCGCGTCATCGTGTTCGCCGGCGACCACGGCATCGCCGCGAAGGGCGTCTCGGCCTACCCCGCCGAGGTCACCGCCCAGCTGCTGGGCACGATGCTGACCGGCGGCGCCGCGATCAACGTGCTGGCCGCCGCCGCGGGCGCGAGCGTCCGCGTCGTCGACATGGCCGTGGACACCGAAGCTCCCGCCACGCGCTCGATCGGCGAGTTCAAGGTCCGCCGCGGGTCCGGGTCCATCGACGTCGAGGACGCCCTCACCGCCGACGAGGTCAAGGCCGCGATCCGCGCCGGGATCGCGATCGCCGACGCCGAGGTCGACGGCGGCGCGGACCTGCTCATCCCGGGCGACCTCGGGATCGGCAACAGCACGCCCGCGTCGGTCCTGGTGGCGGCGCTGACCGGCACCGAGCCGGTCGCGGTCGTCGGCCGCGGCTCCGGCATCGACGACGACGCGTGGATGCGCAAGGCCACCGCGGTGCGCGACGCGCTGCGCCGGGCCCGGGTGGTCCTGGCCAACCCCGTAGACCTGCTGCGCACCACGGCGGGCGCGGACATCGCGGCCATGGCCGGGTTCCTGGCCCAGGCCGCGGCCCGCCGGACGCCGGTGGTGCTGGACGGGCTCGTCGCGTGCGCCGCGGCGCTCGTCGCCGAGGACCTCGCGCCCGGCGCGCGACGCTGGTGGGTGGCCGGGCAGCGGACCGCCGAACCCGCCCACTCGCTGGCCTTGGAGCACCTGGACCTCGGCCCCCTGCTGGAGCTGGACGTCCGCCTCGGCGAGGGCACCGGCGCGGTGACGGCGTTGCCGCTGCTGATGATGGCCGCCCGCGTCCTCGCCGAAACCGCGACGCACGAGCAGGCCGGCGTCTCCGGCCCGGTCATCCCGGCCACGGCCTCCTGA
- a CDS encoding oxidoreductase, whose product MVAVGLFDSLRRRAKGGQKAGTLRKASSEDTHHLDEWAASRRGVEAFVEPKTNVTETTVVLIAHDGEWTRRRIGSLEAAQQFGHRRSIPVYEVARVGYPKRMREYTERKKRGQV is encoded by the coding sequence GTGGTCGCGGTGGGGTTGTTCGACTCGCTGCGCAGGCGCGCCAAGGGCGGGCAGAAGGCCGGTACGCTGCGGAAAGCCAGCTCCGAGGACACCCATCACCTCGATGAGTGGGCAGCCTCGCGCCGGGGTGTCGAGGCCTTCGTCGAGCCGAAGACGAACGTCACCGAGACCACTGTGGTGTTGATCGCCCACGACGGTGAATGGACCCGCCGCCGGATCGGCAGCCTGGAGGCGGCCCAGCAGTTCGGCCACCGCCGGTCGATCCCGGTGTACGAGGTCGCGCGGGTCGGCTACCCCAAGCGCATGCGCGAGTACACCGAGCGCAAGAAGCGCGGCCAGGTCTAG
- a CDS encoding DUF402 domain-containing protein, translated as MSDRRWRPGETVVERFHRPDGSIGQVHPLRVLADDGRVLLAWLPAGTPIIGSRLVDGRHMADAPLEQRFRIPRVAVPDFWHRTSTLRRIADDEWSSVWWFFDAAGRFTNWYVNLEVPLGRTPAGVDRIDGVLDVVVERDGTWRWDDEDEAEVAIDAGRLTHEQLDRLRAEGERIGALAERGAYPFDGTDTDFRPDPDWPMPELPAELSPRSGTGPAPAPR; from the coding sequence GTGAGTGATCGACGCTGGCGGCCGGGGGAGACCGTGGTCGAGCGGTTCCACCGCCCCGACGGCTCGATCGGCCAGGTCCACCCGCTGCGCGTGCTCGCCGACGACGGCCGCGTCCTGCTCGCCTGGCTGCCGGCCGGCACCCCGATCATCGGCAGCAGGCTCGTGGACGGCCGGCACATGGCGGACGCGCCCCTGGAACAGCGGTTCCGCATCCCGCGCGTGGCCGTGCCGGACTTCTGGCACCGCACGTCGACGCTGCGGCGGATCGCCGACGACGAGTGGTCGTCGGTGTGGTGGTTCTTCGACGCCGCCGGCCGCTTCACCAACTGGTACGTCAACCTCGAGGTCCCGCTCGGCCGGACCCCGGCCGGGGTGGACCGCATCGACGGCGTGCTCGACGTCGTCGTCGAGCGGGACGGCACCTGGCGCTGGGACGACGAGGACGAGGCCGAGGTGGCGATCGACGCCGGCCGCCTGACGCACGAGCAGCTGGACCGGCTGCGCGCGGAGGGCGAGCGGATCGGCGCGCTGGCCGAGCGCGGCGCCTACCCGTTCGACGGGACGGACACCGACTTCCGCCCGGACCCGGACTGGCCGATGCCCGAGCTGCCCGCGGAGCTCAGCCCGCGGTCAGGAACAGGACCAGCGCCAGCACCGCGTTGA